attttcacttttgTTAGCTCACTTGTAAATGGATAACAATGCTTCCCCGAGTAACAATAATCACTAATAACGATGGAGATAATATCGTATTGTTATCAAGATTAACTCCTAAGGTTATAGAACACATGTTCGCAATTGAAGACACTCACTACGAATCAGCAAGCAATAGTTTCTATCATAGGGTTTCATTTAACACCAAAATCTTTTACTTTACAAATTTTATATACTATTTAAGTTTGACTTTTCCTTCCAGATTAATCCAGGTACCTCTCAAAGGGTTCCCCTAGaacattttcaacaacCTTGACTAAACCGGTTCTTACTTCAcgttcaatttcttcatcatcatcttccaATAGCTCGGCAATTACAGGAACAAGCTGTGGAAGAAGAACCAACCAACTTTCACCTATCTTGGAGTATATTAATTTCATGGATCTGACAGCCCATAGCTTTTCAGTGGAGGAACAGGAAGCCTTCATGTGCTCAACAATCAATTTATTCAAAGTTAGGTTATGTTCATCAACTCCACTATTATTAGAAGCCAGAGCACCAATTGCCTTGACCAAATATTTCCCGATAGGGCTCTCTATGCTGGATAGTTGATTGACCAAGGATTCGGAAATCAATTCGAATCTGGACGTTGACTTCCAATATTCGTCTCTATCAAACTTCAATGAGGAAGTTAAAGAATTGATCACCAAACGTCTCAAGTTAATGTTTTCTATATCCTTGGTGATGAATCTCTTTAACAAAATATCTGTAGGTTCTATCAAGTAGGTGAAGTAGGAAGTAATGATCCCtctcaaattttcttgaagctTATTAAAAAACTTAAAGAACGCCAGCAGCCTTTCTACTTCAGTAATACCTGCATTGGTTACACCTTCACCGTCAAAAGCCCATCTTACCAATAAAACAAACAGTGGTCTAAAGACTTTATcattcatcttcaaaacaTATGCGTTGGCAATTTCATGAACAGAAGCTTCTATCCTACTAATGGTGTTGTTATCGAAGGTGCAAATGGAtctaaattcaaataaagataataataatttgaagaatatagGAGATTGTGAAGTTGCAGATTTcttatcaattttttcaacagtgGATTCTAATGTACTCAGAAATAAACTAACGGCAACGGTATCATTGGATGTCGCTACTTCAGTGGACCAAATCTTGTATAGAACCCTCAAAACTTCCTTCAAATCAATATGTTCGATGATCAATGAAATCACTGATAATCTAATACTACTGTCGACTTCATCGGCAAAGTAAATAACATGCAAAACGTCAAAGATATTCGACATCAAAAAACTTGgaatatttttgatcagACCTGCAAACAATAACAGTATAGCAACCTGTAACTGCTCCTTCAACGGGTTGACGCTATCCGCTAAAGAACCATCAAATAACTGGAGAGCAGGTGGGACTATCTTTGGATAGTATGCAATTGATTTAACGCCCAATACTTGAACGCAGTTTGTTATCAAGGCCAAAGATGATATCTTGACTTCTGTCATATCAGAggtcattttttcagtagcCAAGGTAAGAGTTTGCGTTAATATAGAGCCATCAAGTTTCTTACCATATTTGCTCACTAAAGCTGTCATTGTGTTCAGGATTACTTGAGAAATAGCGACAGATTTGGATTCCAGAGGCATCCTGCCAAGCAAAACCTTCAATACATTGTTGACAATAGGAATAGCCTCCGAACTTTCCAATTCAAACTTGGACCCAATTACCAACGTCAAATGGTATCTAATGTCTTCATTACTGGATGTATTTAGCAGAGGTAATACCGCATTAACAAATTCGTCAACTGGTAGAATATTCAATACACCGCCAAGAACCTTAAATaaaatttcctttattTCACTAGTATGATCTGAAAATGACGTTTCAGAATCAGATACTTCGTCGTTTTCTTGAGAAAGTatggatgaaaatgttaCTTCTAGAGAATTAATAAAGAACAGAAGTGTCTCCAAAAGAGTGCCAAATTCATCCCTGATTCTTTTgattaatttttcatcactTGTTTCATCCAAAAGAACGGAATATACTTTTAATCTTAAGTTTTTTCTCACGTCATAATAATCTTGATCAGTTTCCTCGGttattttattgaagaattcaaacGCATTATTGATGAAAGCTAAAAATTCACTTTCTGGAACATTCAAAATACCGTTTGAAAACAGAACACGGGATTCcaataatttctttttttctgaggATTTTTTCGATGATGTTAACGATTTAATGATATCGAGTAAATCGTTCAAACCTGATAACTGCTCACTCACATGTAGATCAACGAGTAAAGCCTTAATAAATTCTATTAATGTTCTTGCATCACCAATTTTAAAGTTGACTAAAGCTGAAGAATACTGTTGCGCgatcaagaaaaggaatGAACCTAAGGCTTTGACCGGCCCTAGTGTTTTAATTAAAGTAGAAAATAATTTAACTCTTCTATGTCTTGGAACGTGTTGCAAAGCGGTCGTAAAACTCAACAATAAAAACtccatttcttccttttcattttctttgctaTTCTTAATTAAGGCAGGAACAACAGTTAGTATTGTCCGCTCAACAACCGTGGTGGTAAATTCGTCATCTTGACGAATGCTATGAGCTCCCATGAATGTAAAGATAGGCATCACAGAATGTAGAATAACCTCCGAACTTAAAGTAGCGAGAGATCCAATTACAAGTAGTAGTTTGTTTTGGACTTGAGGGGATGCCGAATTTCTAATAGCGGACACCAATATATCTGCTCTTATATTTGTTAGTTCTGTACAACCATGCTCCTTTAAGAACGTGATTGTGTTCAACATACAAGAAATCAAAGTTTCTTGTGCGTATAATACAGGTAGTCCCCCATCTTGATCCAAAGTCTCCAAATCAGACAACAGGGAAAACAGTGTGGATAAGAGCTTTTCAGAGCCAACATTCTTGATTTTGTCCAGCGCTTCCAAAGTAATTGTTAATTTTCTTAAGTGCAATTCTGCCAGTTGAGAAACCTCctccttcaaaaatgcaTTTTTACTAGTTGATGAgcgtcttcttcttcttttagaGAAGTCTGTTTGGTCCATTTCGTTACTGATGCTATTTTGGTTTAGTATAGATACGAAAATCTCAGAGTCAAGAGGTAATGACTGTAGTACGCCAACTGTATCATACGATAATTCTACGTTACTGGAAGAATCCACCATATTTTGAACAATTCTCAGTTTCTGCACATTATTCAACGAGGGGAATATGCCTATAAGTCTTTCAGCAGCCAAATTAGCTAGTTGTTCGTAATCCGAGTTTAGTGCGTCGAGAACAAAATCAATCATAAATGACTGTTTCTCCTTTAGCGATACTAAATTGACTAAAGCACGCTCAAAGCGTTCAAAATTGGCTTTGTTAGCGGTACAGCATGCTTCCCAACTAGATCTGTTTTTCAAGTAGTGCGAAATAAATTCTTCGAACAAGGAAGAATAGGAGGAGGTAGAACTTGAACTTTTGTTCAAATTATCCAACAACACTGTCTTGGCATATGGAGAAGGTATTAATAGGGCTTGATTGGCCCAGAACAATACAAAGAcaccttcatttttcttcggTGTAAATATTCTGGAAATATCGTAATTTTCTGTGACGtattcattcaaaaatccTGCTAACCAAGCCTCACTGTCCTTGGGATTCAACATAGGAATGGTAATATTTTCTCCGTAAAGCTTATCAGATAAAAAGTAGTGCTTTGTGGATGGTCTCCTAGCTATCAAAGAGAGAATCTTCTTCACACCAATTCTGACCTTTATGGAGGCATCTTGTAA
Above is a window of Saccharomyces kudriavzevii IFO 1802 strain IFO1802 genome assembly, chromosome: 10 DNA encoding:
- the UTP10 gene encoding snoRNA-binding rRNA-processing protein UTP10 (similar to Saccharomyces cerevisiae UTP10 (YJL109C); ancestral locus Anc_1.253), whose protein sequence is MSSLSDQLAQVASSNATVALDRKRRQKLHSASLIYNSKTAATQDYDFIFENASKALKELSQIEPKFDIFSRTLFSESSITLDRNVQTKEEIRDLDNAIDAYLLLASSKWHLVPTLHATEWLVRRFQIHVKNTEMFLLSTLNYYQTPVFKRILSIVKLPPLFNCLSNFVRSEKAPTGLTMVKLFNDMDFLKLYTNYLDQCIKHNATYTNQLLFTTCCFINVIAFNSSNDEKLNQLVPILLEISAKLLASKSKDCQIAAHTILVVFATALPLKKPIILAAMETILSNLDDKDAKHSALVTICKLFQTLKGQGNVDQLPSKIYKLFDSKFDTAFVLAFLDKASKPACDKFITSYTRSVARYDQTKLDSILNLLKKIKLEKYEVRLIITDLIHISEILEDKSQLIELFEYFTSINEDLVLKCLRYLGLTGEIFEIRLTTSLFTNVDTNADIVKQLCDPMEATRNGTVPSFQAFLDIHSNFINTTNMSILAESGERFKKVLSLFTEAIGKGYQASSFLTSFFTTLESRITFLLRVTISPAAPTALKLISLNNISKYINSIEKEANIFTLVPCLICALQDASIKVRIGVKKILSLIARRPSTKHYFLSDKLYGENITIPMLNPKDSEAWLAGFLNEYVTENYDISRIFTPKKNEGVFVLFWANQALLIPSPYAKTVLLDNLNKSSSSTSSYSSLFEEFISHYLKNRSSWEACCTANKANFERFERALVNLVSLKEKQSFMIDFVLDALNSDYEQLANLAAERLIGIFPSLNNVQKLRIVQNMVDSSSNVELSYDTVGVLQSLPLDSEIFVSILNQNSISNEMDQTDFSKRRRRRSSTSKNAFLKEEVSQLAELHLRKLTITLEALDKIKNVGSEKLLSTLFSLLSDLETLDQDGGLPVLYAQETLISCMLNTITFLKEHGCTELTNIRADILVSAIRNSASPQVQNKLLLVIGSLATLSSEVILHSVMPIFTFMGAHSIRQDDEFTTTVVERTILTVVPALIKNSKENEKEEMEFLLLSFTTALQHVPRHRRVKLFSTLIKTLGPVKALGSFLFLIAQQYSSALVNFKIGDARTLIEFIKALLVDLHVSEQLSGLNDLLDIIKSLTSSKKSSEKKKLLESRVLFSNGILNVPESEFLAFINNAFEFFNKITEETDQDYYDVRKNLRLKVYSVLLDETSDEKLIKRIRDEFGTLLETLLFFINSLEVTFSSILSQENDEVSDSETSFSDHTSEIKEILFKVLGGVLNILPVDEFVNAVLPLLNTSSNEDIRYHLTLVIGSKFELESSEAIPIVNNVLKVLLGRMPLESKSVAISQVILNTMTALVSKYGKKLDGSILTQTLTLATEKMTSDMTEVKISSLALITNCVQVLGVKSIAYYPKIVPPALQLFDGSLADSVNPLKEQLQVAILLLFAGLIKNIPSFLMSNIFDVLHVIYFADEVDSSIRLSVISLIIEHIDLKEVLRVLYKIWSTEVATSNDTVAVSLFLSTLESTVEKIDKKSATSQSPIFFKLLLSLFEFRSICTFDNNTISRIEASVHEIANAYVLKMNDKVFRPLFVLLVRWAFDGEGVTNAGITEVERLLAFFKFFNKLQENLRGIITSYFTYLIEPTDILLKRFITKDIENINLRRLVINSLTSSLKFDRDEYWKSTSRFELISESLVNQLSSIESPIGKYLVKAIGALASNNSGVDEHNLTLNKLIVEHMKASCSSTEKLWAVRSMKLIYSKIGESWLVLLPQLVPVIAELLEDDDEEIEREVRTGLVKVVENVLGEPFERYLD